In Patescibacteria group bacterium, a single window of DNA contains:
- a CDS encoding ComEC/Rec2 family competence protein encodes MEARRFRFYLLVILLIIAIVRYYLWLPQNEPRQVIYYNGQKLDFKALVVDDPKYNIDSGKLVVQPENLKGKVLVTTELYPRYYYGDLLQISCRLVAPKAKEGFAYDKYLAKSDIYSICYQPKINIVARGQGSSIKQAIFAFKQKAIRVIDRQLPSPTSALLTAIIFGDTGKIPAALADNFSRTGTTHIMAVSGMNITLLVAIMLNFLVAVGLRRKTAYYFIVVFLSTFVFLIGAPASAVRALIMGILWLTAAQIGRINNSGWALTLAGAVMLALNPMLLFYDAGFQLSFLSMWGLGKFGDLVNRFLEKAKIPSAFAIRESLASTIAAQIGTLPLMVYSFHSISIISLLVNVLVLPVIPVVMITGLILVTLGLAIKVSLIFLSWFVYLFLYYMVGIINFFGKVDFAALNINIGLWSVVVYYLLLLVALYWKKVILCYQRLKK; translated from the coding sequence ATGGAAGCTAGGCGTTTTAGATTTTATTTACTGGTTATTTTATTAATAATAGCGATTGTTCGTTATTATTTATGGTTGCCGCAAAATGAGCCACGACAAGTGATTTATTACAATGGTCAAAAGCTTGATTTTAAAGCATTAGTGGTGGACGACCCCAAATACAACATTGACTCCGGTAAATTGGTCGTACAGCCAGAAAATTTGAAAGGAAAGGTTTTGGTTACAACAGAACTTTACCCTAGATATTATTATGGTGATTTATTACAGATTAGCTGTCGTCTTGTCGCGCCAAAAGCCAAGGAGGGCTTTGCTTACGATAAATATTTGGCTAAGTCCGATATTTATTCTATTTGTTATCAGCCCAAAATAAACATCGTTGCCCGTGGTCAGGGCAGCAGCATCAAGCAGGCAATTTTTGCTTTTAAACAAAAGGCAATAAGGGTAATTGATCGGCAATTGCCGTCGCCGACTTCGGCGCTACTGACCGCTATTATTTTTGGTGATACTGGTAAAATACCCGCGGCGCTGGCTGATAATTTTTCTCGAACCGGAACAACGCATATTATGGCCGTATCAGGAATGAATATTACTTTATTGGTGGCGATTATGCTTAATTTTTTGGTGGCGGTCGGTCTGCGGCGTAAAACCGCTTATTATTTTATAGTTGTATTTTTATCAACTTTTGTTTTTTTGATTGGCGCGCCGGCTTCAGCGGTACGGGCGTTGATAATGGGTATACTGTGGCTGACCGCGGCGCAAATCGGGAGAATTAACAACTCCGGTTGGGCACTTACTTTAGCCGGCGCGGTGATGCTGGCGCTTAACCCGATGTTATTATTTTACGACGCTGGTTTTCAATTATCTTTTTTATCAATGTGGGGGCTGGGTAAATTTGGTGATCTGGTAAATAGATTTTTGGAAAAAGCAAAAATACCATCGGCTTTCGCTATCCGCGAGTCTCTTGCCTCTACTATCGCCGCGCAGATTGGCACTTTACCTCTCATGGTTTATAGTTTTCACAGTATTTCTATTATTTCACTGTTAGTAAACGTTTTAGTTTTGCCAGTAATACCAGTGGTGATGATTACCGGGTTGATTTTAGTTACTCTAGGCTTGGCGATTAAGGTATCGTTAATATTTTTATCATGGTTCGTATATTTATTTTTGTACTACATGGTCGGCATAATTAATTTTTTTGGAAAAGTGGATTTTGCGGCTTTAAACATCAATATTGGCTTGTGGTCGGTCGTGGTTTACTATTTGTTGTTATTAGTAGCGCTTTATTGGAAGAAAGTAATTTTATGCTACCAAAGATTAAAAAAATAA
- a CDS encoding MBL fold metallo-hydrolase, whose translation MLPKIKKIILWLVLLEMVLVVLFFLSFRFGWSSKKIEVVFCDVGQGDAMLIKTFTGQDVLIDGGPGDAVLSCLGNHLPFYDRSLDLVILTHPHQDHLGGLVAVLDKYSVNSIIASGLDIAVGNATGKELGQKIKEKNIKTTSAVAGQVVDFGQGIKMEILFPLSKKNDSKKDLNDISIVSRLVYKDNEFLFMGDAGIETEEVILLSNKNVSSDVLKVGHHGSFYSSSENFLQAVLPKVAVISVGENNKFGHPSNLVVKRLERRGVRIFRTDQDGDIVLISDGVKIYDKN comes from the coding sequence ATGCTACCAAAGATTAAAAAAATAATTTTGTGGTTAGTGTTGCTCGAGATGGTTTTAGTTGTACTATTTTTTTTATCTTTTCGTTTTGGTTGGTCAAGTAAAAAAATAGAAGTGGTTTTTTGTGACGTCGGTCAAGGCGACGCAATGCTAATAAAAACTTTTACCGGTCAAGACGTTCTTATTGACGGTGGACCAGGGGATGCGGTTTTGAGCTGCCTTGGTAATCATTTGCCGTTTTATGACCGTAGTCTGGATTTGGTAATACTCACACATCCGCATCAAGACCATCTGGGTGGGCTAGTCGCAGTTTTGGATAAATATAGCGTTAATAGTATTATTGCTAGCGGTCTTGATATTGCCGTAGGTAATGCAACGGGTAAGGAACTAGGGCAAAAGATAAAGGAGAAAAATATTAAAACCACTAGTGCTGTCGCTGGTCAGGTGGTTGATTTTGGACAAGGAATAAAGATGGAAATATTATTTCCCTTAAGTAAAAAAAATGACTCCAAAAAAGATTTGAATGATATTTCTATAGTTAGCCGTCTGGTTTATAAAGATAATGAATTTTTATTTATGGGCGACGCCGGGATTGAGACGGAAGAAGTGATTTTGTTAAGCAATAAAAATGTATCAAGTGACGTTTTAAAAGTTGGTCATCATGGCAGTTTTTATTCCAGTAGTGAAAATTTTTTGCAGGCAGTTTTACCAAAAGTAGCAGTTATTTCCGTCGGTGAAAACAACAAGTTTGGTCATCCGTCTAATTTAGTCGTCAAGAGATTGGAAAGACGCGGGGTCAGGATTTTTCGTACCGACCAAGACGGCGATATTGTATTGATAAGCGATGGGGTAAAAATTTATGACAAAAATTAA
- a CDS encoding fibronectin type III domain-containing protein produces MGQLFKNLSRNENFVVKGLLIAALLVLAASISSTVYSQIQGYVGYGYGYNAWGYGYGYGSSLPSAVSDLALSTTTSSGELRASWTAVTTCMDETSLDNFAYYKVYWATSSTDANSTSRLSAIVATQGSGTINATISGLTAGTTYYMAIYTVDSMGNWSNISNVSSLAAGATSTAGQNGGGGGGGSSTTTSPTTGESVPVVVVAPTPALGVVTGFTTPTVTGVKSESLRTGNFAYGYARVASLAVEQGLAKYLATNLENKFGRATFNSLFRKATKTSGQWWYAYVNAYTYGGYTLKEVQQGVKFGGKTVHPTIPASAWRNSADYKAYINK; encoded by the coding sequence ATGGGTCAATTATTCAAAAATTTATCTCGCAACGAAAATTTCGTTGTAAAAGGGCTTTTAATAGCAGCTTTGCTAGTTCTAGCCGCGTCTATTTCTTCGACTGTTTATTCACAAATACAAGGATATGTTGGTTATGGTTATGGCTATAATGCCTGGGGCTATGGCTATGGTTATGGATCTTCTCTTCCGTCAGCTGTTAGCGATCTTGCTTTGAGCACGACTACTAGTAGCGGCGAATTAAGAGCCAGTTGGACTGCGGTAACCACTTGTATGGATGAAACAAGTCTTGATAATTTTGCTTATTACAAGGTTTACTGGGCTACTTCGTCAACAGACGCCAATAGCACGTCCCGTTTAAGTGCGATCGTTGCTACTCAGGGTAGTGGTACGATTAATGCTACTATCAGTGGCTTAACAGCAGGAACTACTTATTATATGGCTATTTATACAGTTGATTCCATGGGAAACTGGAGCAATATTTCTAACGTTTCTTCTTTGGCAGCTGGTGCGACTAGCACTGCTGGTCAAAATGGCGGTGGCGGCGGTGGTGGATCAAGTACCACTACTAGTCCGACTACCGGTGAGTCAGTGCCTGTGGTTGTGGTTGCTCCTACCCCTGCTTTGGGAGTTGTCACCGGATTTACCACGCCAACTGTTACTGGGGTAAAGAGTGAATCTTTGAGAACTGGTAATTTCGCTTATGGCTACGCTCGCGTTGCTTCCCTGGCAGTGGAGCAGGGTCTGGCTAAATACCTAGCTACGAACCTGGAAAATAAATTCGGCAGAGCTACTTTCAACAGTTTGTTCCGCAAAGCCACAAAGACTTCTGGGCAATGGTGGTACGCTTATGTAAATGCTTATACTTATGGCGGCTACACATTAAAGGAAGTCCAACAAGGCGTGAAGTTTGGCGGTAAAACCGTTCATCCGACCATACCGGCTTCTGCTTGGAGAAATAGCGCGGATTATAAGGCTTACATCAATAAATAG